ATAAACGGGAGAGTATAAACTGTAAGTAACGGAGTTTAAACGTAGGCGAGTGTGTGATAAATCTGTTGTCTCTTGAAGCGCCTGATGTTTATATTCTAACCCTTAATGCTCCGACTTTTAATTGCGAATATCGACCGGCAACTCCAACTTATTCACATCATAAGTAACTCCTTTCCTTTCCTGAGAAATCTTGTAAAGTATATAAGCATTTATTACGCTTGTTTCTAATCCCCCAGAAAATAATTTCCGCCACCATTTCAGCGATTTTCTCAGGAAATAATATGTTGATGCAAATTGATCGGCTTTATCCACAGTGCTTGAGAGGCATACTTGGAGTAGAACGCAGCACATTGGTGGTGCTTGAGAGATACATTTGGAACATTAAGGGCTAACTATCAGTCTAGGGAGTGTGTTTTAGTCAACATTTCCTATGAAGTGGGAATCTGTTTCTGCCTAATCCTGTAACTGTCGAATTTGTCGTGAGCATAGCGTAACGTCCAGTTGATGTCGTCGTCCTTGGTCTATTGTCGAGTTTCATCTGGTATCGAGATTTATGTTCCGTGATTTACGGTTGAGAGGATTCGTCGAGTGCTTAGGATGCCAATTATTCTCTCGACGCGGACCGAATTGTAAACTTTACAATACATAATGTGGGAAATTTCAACTTCCCAAAAAATAGCAAATGTGCCGTCCGTATTACAAACTGAGGACCCAAAATTCCGAACACACATTGGGTATCTCTGAAACAATATTACAATCATCcttcgtttgaaatttaaaaattcattgacGTTTACACTCTTTTCTCTATCAAAGCATATATCATGTATATCAaagtgtttaaaaaataaaaaataagaacgctcatgaaaattaaaatgacaTATAAAGTAGTAAGTGCAACTGTGAAATGAATAAAGTTCGTGATGAGATCTGTAGCGGCACTAGACAGTaaactttccaacggtttcTGTCCCGTGGCTCGCTACACGAAGACCCTATTCTTTGGACAAGATGATTGTCAGATGTTGATACATCCTCACAGAATATTTTCAGCTAGCCTAAGGacccgctataaatcttaggatttatttaGCTAAGGTTCTCCAAAGGAACAAATAGTTTTTGTCTTAACAGTCCCTAAATCTATcacctactacgggaagatacgggaaatctgcttttctcacgtacAATGCTTCctgctagcaactttctctcaagggtGGTTATCATCCTTCTCCAACCACCAACACAGAAATTAACAGTAACGTTCATTTTCCTCACTTTTCAAACGAAggctttcctcgacgaatccgatgatctcgtgtccttagacacaccccatcatagttttcctctgcagcatcaTCGTGGCAGAAAGTCAATCGTTAGACGCCTGTCCGAGTCGATAGTTGGTAGTTAGTAGTAATAATTGATCCGAATTTCTCGACATCTTAAGCAATCATTATCCGCACTTGTATCGTACATCGTAACGCATCGACCAGAAATCGAACTTGTAATCGCGAACCGCTAATAGTAATCGCGAGTCCTACGCATAGTATACACATGGAgtatatgttaataaatatatattgttaaatatattcaagTGTTTCTTCCGCACCTATTACGACCTATTCATCTCAAATCACATGCAATAACAGAGATATCTGGAAAAATAActttgttaataattataaataaatatttactatattaggaaaatttaattgtGGACTAAAATGGCATCTTGTGCCTACTATACTAAATTCCAATGTCTACTATTTCAATTGTATAATATCAAACTAGAGGCGTGTCTTTAATGTAGGAAAAATTGTGTGAATTTTCACGTGTCATCAAGAACGGTCTTTCCGAGGTAGGGCACAAAAATCTTTCGTATAGTGGAGTCCAAGTGGAAGACTTGTTACCAACTGGTTCTAGCAAATTGTTCCATAGATTATTTGCCACTTGAGATacatgaaacaatttttattcgattactTATATAAAGGTTgttgaattatataatttcatccATCATACTTACATAGTGCATTAGATTTTTGACTTAGGTGAAAACAATCAGCAGAAAGATATGACAAATCAGCAAATCCATCCTTGGCAAGTGGTACCTTTGCGTGTTTCAGAGTTGGTAAACTCACTACAGTAAAAtcatttctatgaaattctGAATAATTAACCACTTCTTCTTCTAATTCTTGCCACCTAAAATATGGAGCAAGATGGTATCTGCATGTCCTTCATACGCATCTTAAAATCGATATCTTACTTAAACCTAACCTACATAAAACCTATCAGAGGAATATAGTAATGTTATGGTTATTTGAGGTTATGGTTAAGTTACCTAAAATATTGAGATACAACATCTCAGTTTTGAACTTTGCAAAGAACAATCAAActtgttatacatatattatcaaacatcatatattattaacatagccttttatgtataatttagGGTTAGCAAGAGAATATatcaaaaatgagaaaatgatTCGAGTAACCGCAAAACTATAGGACTAGGTTATTTGAGTCAGCGAATGAGTATAAGtaagaaaataaacaacaaaataACTTGTAGAAGTAACATACACATACTatcgtattataatattacaacggcgaatattatcattaaaaaaactTTCTTTTGATGAATAGAAGTTCATTTGAGTACACGATATAATTCACTGTTTGTCATGTCGCTAATAACGAGTCAAGTAGCCTATTTGCAAATGTAGGATTTAAGGAACTTAACaatctgaaataaaaaagagctTCTGAATTTTGTGAATTGCAAATCACATTTACCTTGcatcaaatatcaaatatcctTTTGACTCGAATAACCCTACCTTATCATAATATCGTGCGCATAAAGATAATGTAATGGAAATATGTAcggtaattaatataatttgcattaaaattaaccattttaaattaaagtaaaaaattaaagttaaaatgaaaaatgagtGCAACTAGAGTTAACTAATTGTTGAGGatcattttaaaataagtCAACCTCTATAATTCTATAATCACTTTTagcaataaaattgtttacaaatatataacaaaaatataaaatataaatataatatataatataaaataaatattgcaaatataacataataaaatcTTGACAAATATAAGGTATTTAAAAAACTTTGAAAGTTGCCTGAATTATACAAACctctttattatttcataatattccTGTCTTCGATCTCTGAATTGCAAAGCGAACAAACATGAGCATTCAATGGTAGTCATTATATAGcatttcaaagaatttcttCCTTCACGTGTAGCAACGAGTTCCTTTAAGTGAGGCATTACCTGAATAGCGACGAGAGTTCTGGGTATACTGTCTCTTAATATCCTAAGAGTATTAATTAGATCAGTTTTGTGGTTATCCAAAACAGACCATGGAGAAGGCAGTGCACATATATCGGTACAAAAATCATTGTGTCCGATAAACAAGAAAATCAACTATAAAACATAGAAACAAAGGCTTTATTACTTTATCAATGAAATaagaaatgataataatattgaaagaaCTTTTTGTCCAAACTGATATTTACTCTAAACACCTTTGACTTGGTTACTCAAAAATCtcctaatataaaacaaatatatttggcttttataattatttcagtAAAAGTTAAGTAAAATGACATTTTGTTCCTCTATGCcataataaacatataaaaactGTGCATaactttcatatttctataaaagtaCTTGAATACATTTTCAAgcataataaatatagtaatacaatactACTAGCAATAATGTTGCTAATATTAtggattttaacgaaattataaaCAGACTAAATACATAATTCTTATTGTTAAAAACTCATTATTAGTGGTAATATAATAGAATGCTAATATTACATTcatttaattatgtaattattctATCTGAAACACGAACCTTCCAATGTTTCTTCATATTTATCCTCGGgtcatttcttattttattgattAGATGTTTGGCCATAAATGGCATATCTCTGGACATTGCGCCAATTTCAGCAACGTCTAGCTGCGAAGCTGGATGAGTAGTCAGAGAATCTCCAAGTGCGTAGCCTATTAATTTAGGGTTGAATTCCTATATATAGGAAAAACCAGCTATGAAAGCAATACTCTCTTTTatgattaatataaattataaaaagatagtAAGTATATTAATgat
Above is a genomic segment from Bombus fervidus isolate BK054 chromosome 4, iyBomFerv1, whole genome shotgun sequence containing:
- the LOC139986880 gene encoding phospholipase B1, membrane-associated-like, with product MNKFRFYLLLQLCMLTASQKTTLDSPINLYFYRQIRNWFFQNIGVRNEGRSARNEGKFQKQVPTDVPFPCNVTDGRSPKVPDSVHHLRPGDIDVIAAMGDSLTAGAGIFATTLLELPIENRGASASIGGQRNWRTYLTLPNIFKEFNPKLIGYALGDSLTTHPASQLDVAEIGAMSRDMPFMAKHLINKIRNDPRINMKKHWKLIFLFIGHNDFCTDICALPSPWSVLDNHKTDLINTLRILRDSIPRTLVAIQVMPHLKELVATREGRNSLKCYIMTTIECSCLFALQFRDRRQEYYEIIKRWQELEEEVVNYSEFHRNDFTVVSLPTLKHAKVPLAKDGFADLSYLSADCFHLSQKSNALLANNLWNNLLEPVGNKSSTWTPLYERFLCPTSERPFLMTRENSHNFSYIKDTPLV